GGTTCTGCGAATAGAAGGTGACGAGGTCCATAATGGGATCCGGTGCCTCGACCGGGCCCAGCCGCTCCTGCACGCCGTTCGGCATGGCCAGGCAGGCCTTTTGCGCCGGAGTGCAATCGCCCCAATGCTGCGGCACTTCCGGCGTCGAAATGCCGATGTCGCCGGCAAACGCGTCCGCCGATTGCTGGCGGATCGACGGCGTCTGCGCCTTCCAGCCGAAACGGCCGAGCGCCAGCTTGCCGCTCAACTCGTCGCGCACGATGTTCGGGCGGCCGGCTATGCCGTCGCCGTTGCGGTCGTCGGGATCGGCATTGGCGAGGATGTCGGCGGGATGGATCTGCTCGACCAGGCCAAGGCCTATCATCGCCGGCGTCATGCGCGGCGACAACGTCGTGTGCGGGTCCATGGGACCGTAGCCGAGACTGTCTACCGCGTAGCTCGGCTTGCGCAGCGACACCACCGTGCCGTCGCCGAGCGTGACCGGCTGTTCGGTATAGGTGACACGCATGCGGCCTTCGCCGACGAGACCCGGGACGGCGAGTTCCTGCAATTGCTTGCCATAGACCGGGTCGGGGAAGTTCAGCACCTTGCGGTCGGCGCGCAGCGCCTTTTCCTCGTCGGTGCCGGCCTCGCGCGCCAGGCGCAGGAACATCGACGTCGTGCCCTCGTCGCCCATCGGCGGATGACCACGACCGTCTTTGAGATGGCAGTTCTGGCAGGCGCGTTCGTTGAACAGCGGCCCGAGCCCATCGGATGCCTGGGTTGAAGACGGCGACGACACCCAGACCTTGGTGAAGAAGCCATTGCCGATCTTGAAGGTGCCCTCTTCCTCGAAGGTGAGGTTGGCCGAAGATTGCGAGAAGGAATCGGCGGTGACGCGTTTCTTCGTGGTGCCGGCGCCGCCCTGCATCAGCTCGAACGCTTCCGGCTTGGAAAAGTCGGTGGTGGGTTTGGTGATGGCCTCGACGCGCGCGCGGTCGGCAGCCGTCAGGTCGGCGCGGCTGGTGGGAAGGTCCGGCGTTTCCGGCGAGCCGGCAGCGGCCGGCAGGGTAAGAAAAACAACCGCGCCGAGAACCGCCGGCGCGGCGATCCTGCCGCCGAGGCGACAGCCATGCCCCGCCGCGACAGCGGCGGAGGAGGCGAGCAGGAAACGCACGCGGCGCAACAAATCTATGGTGCGCCGCATATGCGCATGTCCTATTCCGCTTCGTTGGCCGCGTCTGCGTTGAGCAGGCCGTATTTCTCTTCACCGATCGAGGCGAGCAGGTCGAGCTGGGTTTCGAGGAAGTCGATATGACCTTCCTCGTCGGCCAGCAGTTCCTCGAACAGCTTCATGCTGACATAGTCGCCGGCCTCGGAGCAGATCTCGCGCGACTGCTTGTAGGAAGCGCGGGCGTCATACTCACCGGCAAGGTCCGATTCCAGCACTTCCTTGACGTTCTGGCCGATGCGCAGCGGCGCCACCGACTGAAGGTTTGGATGTCCCTCCAGGAAGATGATGCGCGCAACCAGGCGGTCGGCATGTTGCATTTCCTCGATCGATTCCGCCCGCTCCTTCTTGGCGAGCTTGGTGTAGCCCCAGTCCTCCAGCAGGCGATAATGGACCCAGTACTGGTTGACGGCGCCGAGCTCGAGGAAAAGAGCCTCGTTAAGCCGCTCGATGACCTGTTTTTCGCCTTTCATGGGTTCTGCTCCCGTATTGGACGCGCAGATCTCTGACGCGATCCAGATGTGAAACGATGTCCACGCCGCCCGCCTCCGAACGAGCGTGGTAGTTTTCGGTTACCCGAATGATCGTTTCCACCACATTTGGGAAGCAGCCGCAACAGCGACCGCGCATGCGCATGGAATGATAGACCTTGGCCGGGACAATGAGTTGCCACGGGTCCTGATCCAGCAGCTCGATGATGGCCTGCTCGATCTCCTTCTCGGTGATTATGTTGCAGTGACAGATCAACATGTCCGGTTCTGGATGGCTGGCTGCGCCCTCCGGCGCCGCGTGGCTTTCTGGGTTTTGTTTGGCGTCCGCGACGGCGGGCGCCGTCTTCCTACTTGAACACCTTGTCGGGCGAATCGAGGCTGGCGGAGCCTTCGAAGGCGATGGCATCGAGCTTCAACGTCGCCACCACGCGTTCGATCGACTTGGTCTGGTCGACCAGCGCGTCGATCGCCGCTTGCACGGTGGCGTTGCCTTCGGTGTTGCCTTCGCCGATCTGCTGGTCGTAGGCCTCGCCTGCCTCGGCGCGCGCCTTGATGGCTTCCATCTTGGCGACACTGGTGTCGAGCTTGCCGGCGAGTTCCTTGTCGAGCGCCGGGTCGGCTGCCTTGACCATGTCGGAGACCGACGGGCCGGAGACGGTCGAACCGTCGAGGCGCTTGTACTGCGCCCGATAGGCGTCGCGGATACCGATCGCGTCATAGAGATGCGAGTTGTGGGTGTTGTCCGAGAAGCAGTCGTGTTCTTCTTCCGGATCGTGCAGCAACAGGCCGAGCTTCATGCGCTGCCCGGCCATTTCACCGTAGGACAGCGAACCCATTCCGGTCAGGATCGCCGAAACGCCGGCCTTGGGATCGCCTTCGACGAGGGTCTTGCGCGCCGCGCCGCCTTCCTTCCAGTTGCCGACCATCTCTTCCAGATCCGAGACGATAAGGCCGGAAGCCGACTTCAGATATTCGGCGCGGCGGTCGCAGTTTCCACCGGTGCAGTTCTTGATGTCGTAATCAGTGAACGGGCGGTTGCCGGCACCGGGGCCGGTGCCATTCAAGTCCTGACCCCAGAGCAGGAATTCGACGGCATGATAGCCGGTGGCGACGTTGGCCTCGATGCCGCCGGCTTCCTGCAGCGTGCTGGACAGGAACTCGGGCGACAGCTTGGAAGCATCGACCTTCTTGCCGTTGATCTCGATCGACTTGTTGGCGATGACATTGGCCGTGTAGAGCGCGTTGGTGTCCGACTGCGTGCCGTAGCTTGCTGCGACATAGTCGATCAGGCCTTCGTCCAGCGGCCAGGAATTGACGCGGCCTTCCCAGGCATCGACGATCGGGTTGCCGAAGCGGTAGACCTCGGTCTGCTGATAGGGCACGCGAGCGGCCTTCCAGGCGTCGCGCGCGGCATTCAGCGTTTCCTGCGAGGGCTTCGCGATCAGCGCTTCGACGGCGGTATCGAGCGTCTTGGCCGTGGTCAGCGAGTCCTCGTATTTGGCCAGCGCGATGTCGGAATAGGTCTTGAGCACCGCCTTCGGGTCGGTCTCGGCCTTGGCTGGCAACGCAAAAATAGCCGTGGTCAGCGCCAGCGTGGCGGCGACCGCGGCCAGCTTGCCGCCATAGCGCACCGTCAGCTTCGTATTCTTCATTTCAATCGTCTCCCTCGGGACTATCAACGAATAACCGCCCGGCGCGAGCAGGAAAGCCCAGCCGACAGACGATGCAAACTGTGTGAGAAGGTCGCGCGGACGCTGCGACGCCTGTCGCAGGAAACCGACCGAAAGATCGCCGAAAGGCGCGGCGCGCGCTGAAAAACCACCGGAATGCCTCCAATCGAACGGGTTCAAGGCCCAGACATCAAAGGAATGCGCTCGACGCGCGAGCCTCCATAAACCGACGGAACTGGCAAAAGTCAATGCAAATCGACAATAAATCCAATCAAAACAATAGTTTAGAATTATTCTAAACTAGAACGATCAAGTTTACGT
The genomic region above belongs to Mesorhizobium terrae and contains:
- a CDS encoding di-heme oxidoredictase family protein, with the translated sequence MRRTIDLLRRVRFLLASSAAVAAGHGCRLGGRIAAPAVLGAVVFLTLPAAAGSPETPDLPTSRADLTAADRARVEAITKPTTDFSKPEAFELMQGGAGTTKKRVTADSFSQSSANLTFEEEGTFKIGNGFFTKVWVSSPSSTQASDGLGPLFNERACQNCHLKDGRGHPPMGDEGTTSMFLRLAREAGTDEEKALRADRKVLNFPDPVYGKQLQELAVPGLVGEGRMRVTYTEQPVTLGDGTVVSLRKPSYAVDSLGYGPMDPHTTLSPRMTPAMIGLGLVEQIHPADILANADPDDRNGDGIAGRPNIVRDELSGKLALGRFGWKAQTPSIRQQSADAFAGDIGISTPEVPQHWGDCTPAQKACLAMPNGVQERLGPVEAPDPIMDLVTFYSQNLAVPARRDVAAPEVLAGKKAFYDMGCASCHTPKFVTRRDAPNKAQSFQLIWPYSDFLLHDMGEGLADGQAVGDASGSDWRTPPLWGIGLAQRVNGYTFFLHDGRARNLAEAILWHGGEGKKARDRFAVAGVDERTALIKFLESL
- a CDS encoding imelysin family protein, with the translated sequence MKNTKLTVRYGGKLAAVAATLALTTAIFALPAKAETDPKAVLKTYSDIALAKYEDSLTTAKTLDTAVEALIAKPSQETLNAARDAWKAARVPYQQTEVYRFGNPIVDAWEGRVNSWPLDEGLIDYVAASYGTQSDTNALYTANVIANKSIEINGKKVDASKLSPEFLSSTLQEAGGIEANVATGYHAVEFLLWGQDLNGTGPGAGNRPFTDYDIKNCTGGNCDRRAEYLKSASGLIVSDLEEMVGNWKEGGAARKTLVEGDPKAGVSAILTGMGSLSYGEMAGQRMKLGLLLHDPEEEHDCFSDNTHNSHLYDAIGIRDAYRAQYKRLDGSTVSGPSVSDMVKAADPALDKELAGKLDTSVAKMEAIKARAEAGEAYDQQIGEGNTEGNATVQAAIDALVDQTKSIERVVATLKLDAIAFEGSASLDSPDKVFK
- the bfr gene encoding bacterioferritin, with the protein product MKGEKQVIERLNEALFLELGAVNQYWVHYRLLEDWGYTKLAKKERAESIEEMQHADRLVARIIFLEGHPNLQSVAPLRIGQNVKEVLESDLAGEYDARASYKQSREICSEAGDYVSMKLFEELLADEEGHIDFLETQLDLLASIGEEKYGLLNADAANEAE
- a CDS encoding (2Fe-2S)-binding protein; the encoded protein is MLICHCNIITEKEIEQAIIELLDQDPWQLIVPAKVYHSMRMRGRCCGCFPNVVETIIRVTENYHARSEAGGVDIVSHLDRVRDLRVQYGSRTHERRKTGHRAA